GTAACTTATTTAATTTGGAGGTTTCATAGTATTCTGAGCATGGAGGAATAAGCATAAGGTCAGAATCCCTTTCATCATGTTTGTCAGGATTAGGGAGCACATTCAAAAGATCAATATTATCACCGAGTCTTTCGGACAGGCTGGGGGTGCAGGAAccaattaaattacaaaattctTGGTCTGACAAATTGAAGAATGGTATTTGTGTCAAACCATTATTACGACAAGACATATTCTTGTATTCGAGCTAgaggttcaaaatttcaatcaCCATTGGTTACAATTACATTTACTTATCTGTCCAGTTACTTCTTGTCCTTTTGTGGGTTTACAAACTCCTCAAAGTCTTCCACAGTATCGAAGTGGAATGTTTGTGATGAATCCGTTTGTCGTAGATGGATAGTACCATTCGTCGTCCATAGATACTTCCacttgtttgtgtttttgaatGTGTTaagcttcccaaaaagtcttcTTCTGTAAGGAGTTAGGGATTGAGTTAATATAAATCTTCGTTGGCTTATCAGCAATACTCTTACCGAGTTCAGCCGCCACTGATGGTAAGTAAACACGATGTGTTCTTCCCATGCAGCTTTGATCTTTGCTTGTAAATTTCATTGCGTTTGTCACGCCTAACAAACATTACAATTATTCGCTCTTTCACTTTCTTGGTAGCTGGAAGGTTGGTAGCTGGAAGGTTGGTAAATGGTAGCTGGAAGGTTGGTAGtttgaattctcccaacttttGCAAATTGTGAGAAAGAAATGCAACACTCTCATacttttttgaataaatttacCACAAAATCCACCTAGATATCCCCTCCAGCTGGCTCCCACTCAGACAGTCATGTACAGTCACGCTGTTCTTTTAGGTTGgtactttaagtagggttattaaaCTGTATCATAATAGTATGTAATTATGTCATGGATGTATTAAAGCCTTAaaaattgttatatataaagGTATATACTCTTGtgaatttccatgtatacccatatatatgtatacccatgtatatccatgtatatccatgcatatcAATGTATACTTTGCTATAGGTGCCTATATATGCTGACATACCTCGTTTATATAATTTATGTGCTTTAcgatacactttaataaccctacttaaagtacATACCTTCTTTTAAGATAGCGTGACATTCTCACCTGACCAGTAGAACTGCCGTCTATGAGTTTTATCTTAATTACCCTTTGTTGTCAGAGTGCCCTTTAATCTTCCTTTTcccgcgaatttttttttttcattcttcggACTCAAAATAATATTTCTCGCTTCGTATTGCATCGTTTTAGTCCAAATAAACgcttaaaataaagttcatttaacAATCTGCCAGcagatatttttttgcaatttaatACCTTCtgtaaaaatttgcatactagcgCTTGTCAAATGTAAACATTCTAGAGCACATAAAATATGACCGAAAATTTTTCACTttctcttcgtcgaattctttTGCAAAACATAGCAATTTTTCGTCCGAACGAAAGTTTTTCCTAAATTCATTAGCAATCACCATTCCAAGTTTCAGAGAAATTGATCTATCGGCAAatattttacgattttttttagCGAAGGCGATGAAAGCGTAATCCAATTATGGGCAGATTTGGGCAACCTTGGGCCACGCAATAGACGCTTCCAGTCggtcataaatattttttcataaaaagTCCCCGAATTGAAAAATATTCCatcagaagacaagaacatcattataaaagcttattctacgcaaaaagtaggttttgGAAGTAATTTGGAAGGTGGGAAAGACGTTTCTGGCCCATGGTTTCATAATGCCACGTGGAGACAATTTTCATTACAAAACTTTTGAGACGCTCACCCTTATTTCACATGAATATCCCTTACAGTTTGCCATAAAAACAATCCAAATGTCTTCGCTTGACTATAACGAAGCTTtctgtgtaatttttttgtCGTTTAGACTAAAATTCGTTGGTTTTTTTGCCCTTTGAGTTGCCCTCGGGTTGGACGACCATGGAAGGCAATTTTTGTCAGATCATAGAATGATGTTATAGCAACCGATTTGGATAAAAACTGGCCAGTGATTGGCTACTTGTATAAACTTTCATTGTTCTAAATTTGACGTAAAAAACGCAAGGATTTACTACATTTTCAGAAAATCGATCTATAGAGAGTTGCATGGTTTTAAGGTGTTGAATGATGACTGCTGTATTAGAAGCgtctgaagaaaaaacaaatggcaCTAGACTTGCAAGATTAGTGATTGACGGAGGAACACATGCTCTTAGAACATTTTTTTGCACCATCCATCCGCCCGCCACCTTACGAACAGTGTTTGCGAGCAACTTTTCAACGCTTCAAACCCTGAAGTTACGACGTGCGATATTCGACAGCCAGTGGGAAGCCTTGTTCCCTTCCTCAGGACTTCCGCCAGATGCTAAAACATTTGACATAACCCTTTTGCATTTGCTTCTTCGGGAGATTTGTTATTTGGCGGGGCCTGCCACGGGTTGGCGCGACTTACCGATCGACAGTGATGTGAGTTCTGACGCAAACATAGTGCGAATCAAATGCTTCAGAAATGAGCTATGCCATAGGATTTCTACAGGTATTACTAATGCGGAGTTTAAAGACAAATGGGACAAGATCTCCATTGCTCTGGTAGCCTTGGGACTCGACCAGAAAGAAATAGATCGCCTCAAGACGGAACCCATCGATCACGATACCGAACAGCGTGTGAAGGCGGAAGTAAAACAGTGGACTCTCGATTTTGAGACACAAATGTACAACTTAGAGCAAGACGTAAAGCAGATGAAAACCGAAATCTCAAAAATCCAAgaatcttttgcagaaaaaaataccAAAGAAGTTTCAAACTGCCTCCCAGATGAAGTCCTAGAAGTGTTCGGTCGATCTGAAGAGATAATACAAGTCATCAAGGCTATCCAAATAGAGCGAGTAGCTGCTGTTGTCTTAACCGGGGGACCAGGGTTCGGAAAGTCGACGGTGGCTAACAAAGTGGCACATGGACTAGCAGCTAATCAACATTACAAGactaaggttttgttttgttctctcAGAGCCAAAACAACAGTAAACGATGTAGCTACCGCAATGATTCTTTCCTGCAATAAAAACCACTCTCAACCGCCTGATAATCCCCAACACTGGCTTCTGAATTGGAGCAAGCAACAAACGGAAAATGCCACGTTTGTTTTGGACAATGCGGACAATGTTCTTGAGTCATCTGAACGATCTCAATTTATTAGCATTTTACGTGATATGAGAATCTTATCAGCACAAAATGTTAGCTTTGTAGTTACCTCTCGGAGAGTATTTAAAGATTCTAGTTTGAAGATCACAGAGGTGAGACTGAAACCTTTGTTGCCGGAAGACTCCAAGGAAGTTCTCATTGCACAGGTCCAAGATCATACTATTCGAAAAACACTGTCCAAAACGACAGAGTTAGTTGAATTATGTGGTTGTGTGCCCCTTGCACTCTGCATTGTTGGCTCTTTGCTCACAGACTACACAGAGGATCAGCTGATCACTAGTCTTGGGAAAAGGCCTTTGGAGGTGCTTAGAGAAGATGAAAGTGATGACAATTCTGTTGAA
The Montipora capricornis isolate CH-2021 chromosome 10, ASM3666992v2, whole genome shotgun sequence genome window above contains:
- the LOC138019803 gene encoding nephrocystin-3-like, with translation MTAVLEASEEKTNGTRLARLVIDGGTHALRTFFCTIHPPATLRTVFASNFSTLQTLKLRRAIFDSQWEALFPSSGLPPDAKTFDITLLHLLLREICYLAGPATGWRDLPIDSDVSSDANIVRIKCFRNELCHRISTGITNAEFKDKWDKISIALVALGLDQKEIDRLKTEPIDHDTEQRVKAEVKQWTLDFETQMYNLEQDVKQMKTEISKIQESFAEKNTKEVSNCLPDEVLEVFGRSEEIIQVIKAIQIERVAAVVLTGGPGFGKSTVANKVAHGLAANQHYKTKVLFCSLRAKTTVNDVATAMILSCNKNHSQPPDNPQHWLLNWSKQQTENATFVLDNADNVLESSERSQFISILRDMRILSAQNVSFVVTSRRVFKDSSLKITEVRLKPLLPEDSKEVLIAQVQDHTIRKTLSKTTELVELCGCVPLALCIVGSLLTDYTEDQLITSLGKRPLEVLREDESDDNSVEKAIKTSFDVLSKSEKEALVLMSAFPGSFSSEAAAAVITQCTKRSTQPISILRSLKNRSLIEQPASHRYQIHPLIQAFLKQIDEYEHQLHRGIKVACTYFTSRLTDFGNLYWRKDTCRESIQCFNEDRHNFEYFLFGLRKKDPESVAIMENLLMKVSQISSIYLYLEMCLLPNVYVEFLQLSSDLLISSKQPASKQVELLCLLGHESRRAGNFNKYKEFQEKAIEVHSQNPEDFDREKVSEAFFHNNFARYLADEGKLDEAKEKFDFCLKICEENLSVDYMYVQKAIILLFAGNEDNRRNERQKAELKLNEALSLYQKVLGTHIMTAWVHRYLADFHLFHAEKSLGSSKDRQKSIKLYGEALQMMADLGMKDHKECIISLVNLGICHQLEGSLEKAMELYQEALNIAERELGENHQWKVYVKTQMAYWHKVKGNMKEASALKDEAVKMSDRLALPDNQPRNKFLLHKI